Proteins found in one Onychomys torridus chromosome 21, mOncTor1.1, whole genome shotgun sequence genomic segment:
- the Rab11b gene encoding ras-related protein Rab-11B, whose product MGGCGKQWVLLDSHFSFSPCPQVVLIGDSGVGKSNLLSRFTRNEFNLESKSTIGVEFATRSIQVDGKTIKAQIWDTAGQERYRAITSAYYRGAVGALLVYDIAKHLTYENVERWLKELRDHADSNIIIMLVGNKSDLRHLRAVPTDEARAFAEKNNLSFIETSALDSTNVEEAFKNILTEIYRIVSQKQIADRAAHDESPGNNVVDISVPPTTDGQKPNKLQCCQNL is encoded by the exons ATGGGTGGATGTGGGAAACAGTGGGTGCTGCTTGATTCtcacttctccttctctccttgccCCCAAGTGGTGCTTATCGGGGACTCAGGTGTGGGCAAGAGTAACCTGCTGTCACGCTTCACCAGAAACGAGTTCAACCTAGAGAGCAAGAGCACCATTGGTGTGGAGTTCGCCACTCGCAGCATTCAGGTGGATGGAAAGACTATCAAGGCTCAGATCTGGGATACTGCCGGCCAGGAGCGCTACCGTGCCATTACCTCTGC GTACTACCGTGGTGCAGTGGGTGCACTGCTGGTGTATGACATTGCCAAGCACTTGACATATGAGAATGTGGAGCGTTGGCTGAAGGAGCTGCGGGATCATGCAGACAGCAACATCATCATCATGCTGGTGGGCAACAAAAGTGACCTGCGCCACCTGCGGGCTGTGCCCACTGATGAGGCCCGTGCCTTTGCAG aaaagAACAACTTGTCCTTCATTGAGACCTCAGCCTTGGATTCCACTAATGTAGAAGAAGCATTTAAGAACATCCTCACAG AAATCTACCGCATTGTGTCACAGAAGCAAATTGCTGACCGTGCGGCCCACGATGAGTCCCCTGGCAACAATGTGGTGGACATCAGTGTGCCACCTACCACCGATGGACAGAAACCCAATAAGCTGCAGTGCTGCCAGAACCTGTGA